One genomic region from Blastococcus sp. Marseille-P5729 encodes:
- a CDS encoding type 1 glutamine amidotransferase — translation MTTKPIAIIEHDPVSPAGTILDWLSEAGYPTEVIRPYDGDPLPEDLSEYAGMIMLGGGQSTRSDRKFEWRSQTIDLVQQAAAAQFPSLGLCLSSQVFAHALGGVVEKGEHGMEIGAMQAGRKDISYQDELFDTLPMAPDVIEFHGEVISELPPDAVHLMGGPLYENQAFRVGKNIWAMQFHIETTPEIFGGWIRDNKEALQRKGFDTDRLLERYAIVHPDLEEVWAPFIRKFAEIATGTDR, via the coding sequence ATGACCACGAAGCCGATCGCGATCATCGAGCACGATCCCGTGTCGCCTGCCGGCACGATCCTGGACTGGCTCAGCGAGGCCGGCTACCCGACCGAGGTGATTCGCCCGTACGACGGTGATCCGCTGCCGGAGGACCTGAGCGAGTACGCCGGCATGATCATGCTCGGCGGTGGCCAGTCCACCCGGTCGGACCGCAAGTTCGAGTGGCGCTCGCAGACCATCGACCTCGTGCAGCAGGCCGCCGCGGCGCAGTTCCCATCGCTAGGTCTGTGCCTGAGCTCGCAGGTGTTCGCCCACGCCCTCGGTGGCGTCGTGGAGAAGGGCGAGCACGGCATGGAGATCGGGGCCATGCAGGCCGGCCGCAAGGACATCTCGTATCAGGACGAGCTGTTCGACACCCTGCCGATGGCGCCTGACGTCATCGAGTTCCACGGCGAGGTGATCAGCGAGCTACCGCCGGACGCCGTCCACCTCATGGGTGGTCCGCTGTACGAGAACCAGGCCTTCCGCGTCGGCAAGAACATCTGGGCGATGCAGTTCCACATCGAGACCACCCCCGAGATCTTCGGGGGTTGGATTCGGGACAACAAGGAAGCGCTGCAGCGCAAGGGATTCGACACCGATCGGCTGCTGGAGCGCTACGCGATCGTGCATCCCGACCTCGAAGAGGTCTGGGCACCGTTCATCCGCAAGTTCGCCGAGATCGCCACCGGCACAGACCGATGA
- a CDS encoding glutamine synthetase family protein: protein MDRQQQFVLRTIEERDIKFVRLWFTDILGFLKAVAIAPAELESAFEEGIGFDGSAIEGFARVTESDMVAHPDPTTFQVIPLENGEPSDTARMFCDIKMPDGAPSWSDPRHVLRRVLSKASDMGFSCYTHPEMEFFLLEDDPALGKPPRPVDKGGYFDMPTHAVAHDFRRRAVSALEAMGISVEFSHHEVAPGQQEIDLRYADALTTADNIMTFRHMMKEVALQEGVYATFMPKPFTQYAGSGMHTHISLFEGENNAFHDPTDELSLSKTARHFIAGILRHARELTAVTNQFVNSYKRIYAFEGEGEISEARAWICGGPATRSALTRAPQYSTGKPSPPRLEVRSPDPACNPYLALAVLIGAGLRGIEEEYQLPPGAEEDVSQLTSRERKAMGFAELPHNLYEALTCLEESDLMAEILGEHVFDYFLRNKRQEWAGYRARVTPFELESFLGVL, encoded by the coding sequence GTGGATCGTCAGCAGCAGTTCGTCCTGCGCACCATCGAGGAGCGCGACATCAAGTTCGTGCGGCTGTGGTTCACCGACATCCTGGGCTTTCTCAAGGCAGTAGCCATCGCTCCGGCCGAGCTCGAGTCGGCCTTCGAGGAGGGCATCGGCTTCGACGGCTCGGCCATCGAGGGGTTCGCCCGCGTGACCGAGAGCGACATGGTCGCCCACCCCGACCCGACCACCTTCCAGGTGATCCCGCTGGAGAACGGCGAGCCCTCGGACACCGCCCGCATGTTCTGCGACATCAAGATGCCGGACGGCGCGCCGTCCTGGTCCGATCCGCGCCACGTCCTGCGCCGGGTGCTGTCGAAGGCCTCGGACATGGGCTTCTCGTGCTACACCCATCCCGAGATGGAGTTCTTCCTGCTCGAGGACGATCCCGCCTTGGGCAAACCGCCACGGCCGGTCGACAAGGGTGGCTACTTCGACATGCCCACGCACGCGGTCGCGCACGACTTCCGCCGCCGCGCCGTCAGCGCGCTCGAGGCGATGGGGATCTCGGTCGAGTTCAGCCACCACGAGGTGGCACCCGGCCAGCAGGAGATCGACCTGCGGTACGCCGACGCGCTCACCACCGCTGACAACATCATGACCTTCCGGCACATGATGAAGGAGGTCGCGCTGCAGGAGGGCGTCTACGCGACCTTCATGCCCAAGCCGTTCACGCAGTACGCCGGAAGTGGCATGCACACCCATATCTCGTTGTTCGAAGGCGAGAACAACGCCTTCCACGACCCGACTGACGAGCTGTCGCTGTCCAAGACCGCGCGGCACTTCATCGCTGGCATCCTGAGACATGCCCGGGAGCTGACCGCGGTCACCAACCAGTTCGTGAACTCCTACAAGCGGATCTACGCCTTCGAGGGCGAGGGCGAGATCTCCGAGGCCCGGGCGTGGATCTGCGGGGGGCCCGCCACCCGTTCTGCGCTGACCCGGGCCCCGCAGTACAGCACCGGCAAGCCCAGCCCCCCCCGCCTCGAGGTCCGCTCGCCCGACCCCGCGTGCAACCCCTACCTCGCCCTCGCCGTGCTCATCGGCGCGGGACTGCGGGGGATAGAGGAGGAGTACCAGCTCCCGCCGGGCGCCGAGGAGGACGTCTCGCAGCTGACCTCCCGGGAACGCAAGGCGATGGGCTTCGCCGAGCTCCCGCACAACCTCTACGAGGCGCTGACCTGCCTCGAGGAGTCCGACCTGATGGCCGAGATCCTCGGCGAGCACGTCTTCGACTACTTCCTGCGCAACAAGCGGCAGGAGTGGGCCGGGTACCGCGCCCGCGTCACGCCGTTCGAGCTCGAATCCTTCCTCGGGGTGCTCTGA
- a CDS encoding Ig-like domain-containing protein, translating into MNRTSPITRIVLVLLCVLGLAVATACTTGSEDEGSAGEQTSAAPKKTKEPEATAVTLTPPDGSTGVNPLTPLVVNASKGIITSISVTNNDGNEVQGTLSPDGLTWTSGELLGYARTYTVNAETVSVQGVEEQYTGSIQTVVPNNQTKVTTIPGKPGNTYGVGMPLIVKFDEPITDKAAAEQHMKVTTNPPVEGAWYWFSDKQAHWRPQNFYQPGTTVSLEVDIYGKDLGGGLYGQENHSTSFTVGDAMVSEIDNSDLQLKTYKNGQLVRTMPASLGEPKYPSQSGVHVVQEKYEMKIMDSSTWGLPTDHPDGYYEEVPYATRISMSGEFVHAAPWSVADQGVRNVSHGCINLSMDNGKWFYENASYGDIVIITGTEADLKPGDGWGDWNVPWETWKAGGKK; encoded by the coding sequence ATGAATCGAACCTCCCCGATTACCCGGATCGTCCTGGTGCTGCTGTGCGTTCTCGGCCTCGCCGTCGCGACCGCGTGCACCACCGGATCGGAAGACGAGGGCAGCGCCGGCGAGCAGACCTCCGCGGCACCCAAGAAAACCAAGGAGCCCGAGGCTACGGCGGTGACGCTGACGCCGCCGGACGGCTCGACCGGCGTCAACCCGCTGACCCCGCTCGTCGTGAACGCGAGCAAGGGCATCATCACCTCGATCTCGGTGACCAACAACGACGGCAACGAGGTGCAGGGCACGCTGTCGCCGGACGGGCTGACCTGGACCTCCGGTGAGCTGCTCGGCTACGCGCGCACCTACACCGTGAACGCCGAGACGGTCAGCGTCCAGGGCGTGGAGGAGCAGTACACCGGCAGCATCCAGACCGTCGTCCCGAACAACCAGACCAAGGTCACCACGATCCCCGGCAAGCCGGGCAACACCTACGGCGTCGGGATGCCGTTGATCGTGAAGTTCGACGAGCCGATCACCGACAAGGCCGCCGCCGAGCAGCACATGAAGGTCACCACGAACCCGCCGGTCGAGGGAGCCTGGTACTGGTTCTCCGACAAGCAGGCACACTGGCGGCCGCAGAACTTCTACCAGCCCGGTACCACCGTCAGCCTCGAGGTCGACATCTACGGCAAGGACCTCGGCGGCGGCCTGTACGGCCAGGAGAACCACTCCACCAGCTTCACCGTCGGCGATGCCATGGTCTCGGAGATCGATAACTCCGACCTCCAGCTGAAGACCTACAAGAACGGTCAGCTCGTGCGCACCATGCCGGCGTCGCTGGGCGAGCCGAAGTACCCCTCCCAGAGCGGCGTGCACGTCGTGCAGGAGAAGTACGAGATGAAGATCATGGATTCCTCCACCTGGGGCCTGCCGACCGACCACCCGGACGGCTACTACGAGGAGGTCCCGTACGCCACGCGCATCTCCATGTCCGGCGAGTTCGTACATGCCGCGCCCTGGTCGGTGGCCGACCAGGGGGTGCGCAACGTCTCGCACGGGTGCATCAACCTGAGCATGGACAACGGCAAGTGGTTCTACGAGAACGCCTCGTACGGCGACATCGTCATCATCACCGGCACCGAGGCCGACCTGAAGCCGGGAGATGGCTGGGGCGACTGGAACGTGCCGTGGGAGACGTGGAAGGCCGGCGGCAAGAAGTAG
- a CDS encoding helical backbone metal receptor: MPIVTDDLGREVRLGEIRRVVSLVPSLTESIAYDAPELLVGVTDWCTHPHGLTASRIGGTKKPDIGRIVALRPDVVVANKEENKREDVDALVAAGVPVYVTDPNTLDEALRSIGAMLDALALRRPAWLDTAARVWASPVPQLDGVRTVCFIWRKPWMAVGSHTFSGDLIERLGLVNVVTEPRYPRTDPAVDAELILLPDEPYPFSLRDGPEAFPGRRCALFEGRYLTWYGPSLVEARAVIAGAARGPVIAT; encoded by the coding sequence ATGCCGATCGTCACTGACGACCTCGGCCGCGAGGTGCGGCTCGGCGAGATCCGACGGGTGGTCAGCCTGGTGCCGTCGCTGACCGAGTCCATTGCGTACGACGCGCCCGAGCTCCTCGTCGGCGTGACCGACTGGTGCACTCATCCGCACGGTCTGACGGCGTCGCGCATCGGCGGAACGAAGAAGCCGGACATCGGCCGGATCGTCGCGTTGCGCCCCGACGTCGTCGTCGCCAACAAGGAGGAGAACAAGCGCGAGGACGTCGACGCGCTCGTCGCCGCGGGTGTCCCCGTCTATGTCACCGACCCCAACACGCTCGATGAGGCGTTGCGCTCCATCGGAGCGATGCTCGACGCACTGGCGCTGCGCCGCCCCGCGTGGCTCGATACGGCGGCGCGGGTGTGGGCCAGCCCCGTACCCCAGCTGGACGGGGTCCGCACCGTCTGCTTCATCTGGCGCAAGCCGTGGATGGCGGTCGGCTCGCACACCTTCTCCGGTGACCTCATCGAGCGTCTCGGGCTGGTGAACGTGGTCACCGAGCCCCGCTACCCGCGGACCGACCCGGCGGTGGACGCCGAGCTGATCCTGCTTCCCGACGAACCGTACCCCTTCAGCCTGCGCGATGGCCCGGAGGCCTTCCCCGGACGGCGCTGCGCACTGTTCGAGGGGCGCTACCTCACCTGGTACGGGCCGTCGCTGGTGGAGGCCAGGGCCGTGATCGCGGGCGCCGCCCGCGGCCCGGTGATAGCGACCTGA
- a CDS encoding RNB domain-containing ribonuclease produces MSTRRSVRGADFPRVRADLEVRDQFPPEAIAEAREAAANPRLPDSDDTALPLVTLDPVGAKDLDQAVHIAREDDGYLVSYAIADVAAFVDPGGAIDQEAWRRGQTLYSPDTRVPLHPTELSEDAASLLPGQERPAALWEMRLDADGQVTGATVRRTKVRSIAQLDYEQTQKDFEAGAAHPSLALLAEVGPKRIQLASERHAINLNLPEQVVEHGEHGWQLAYRSQLPCELWNAEISLMTGMAAATMMVNAGTGLLRTLPPAAEETLERVRTTAELLGIHWPDGAYPSDVLDSLDRGVARNVAFIEQAGHLLRGAGYLAFTEGNPHESVHAAIGAVYAHVTAPLRRLVDRYGAEVCLAVSAGEAVPGWVIDALPKLPEVMSQTGNVERRLENAIIDSVEALLLQDSVGERFPAVVVGAGKEDVTVVLENPAVRARARGSAELGETVQVEVLEADPVKPELRLDVVRDADRH; encoded by the coding sequence GTGAGCACTCGCCGCTCTGTTCGGGGCGCTGACTTTCCGCGCGTACGCGCCGATCTGGAGGTGCGCGACCAGTTCCCGCCCGAGGCCATCGCAGAGGCACGTGAGGCAGCCGCGAACCCGCGGCTGCCCGACTCCGACGACACGGCGTTGCCGCTGGTCACCCTGGACCCGGTCGGCGCCAAGGATCTCGACCAGGCAGTGCACATCGCCCGCGAGGACGACGGCTACCTCGTCAGCTATGCGATCGCCGACGTCGCGGCGTTCGTCGACCCGGGGGGCGCGATCGACCAGGAGGCATGGCGGCGCGGGCAGACGCTGTACAGCCCCGACACGCGAGTTCCTCTTCACCCGACGGAGCTCAGCGAGGACGCCGCCAGCCTGCTGCCGGGACAGGAGCGTCCGGCAGCGCTGTGGGAGATGCGCCTGGATGCCGACGGCCAGGTGACCGGCGCGACCGTACGCCGCACGAAGGTGCGCAGCATCGCGCAGCTCGACTACGAGCAGACCCAGAAGGACTTCGAGGCAGGCGCCGCCCACCCGTCGCTCGCGCTACTGGCCGAGGTCGGCCCCAAACGCATCCAGCTCGCCAGCGAGCGGCACGCGATCAACCTCAACCTGCCCGAGCAGGTCGTCGAGCACGGCGAGCACGGCTGGCAGCTCGCCTACCGCAGCCAGCTGCCCTGCGAGCTGTGGAACGCCGAGATCTCCTTGATGACCGGCATGGCGGCGGCGACGATGATGGTGAACGCCGGGACCGGCCTGCTGCGCACCCTGCCGCCGGCTGCTGAGGAGACCCTCGAGCGAGTCCGCACGACCGCGGAGCTGCTCGGCATTCACTGGCCCGACGGCGCCTATCCTTCCGACGTCCTCGACAGCCTCGACCGCGGGGTAGCGCGCAACGTCGCCTTCATCGAGCAGGCCGGGCACCTGCTGCGCGGAGCCGGTTACCTGGCCTTCACCGAGGGGAACCCGCACGAATCGGTGCACGCGGCGATCGGCGCGGTCTACGCGCACGTCACCGCCCCGCTGCGGCGACTGGTCGATCGGTACGGCGCCGAGGTATGCCTCGCGGTCAGTGCCGGCGAGGCAGTACCCGGCTGGGTCATCGACGCGCTCCCCAAGCTGCCGGAGGTCATGAGCCAGACGGGCAACGTCGAGCGTCGCCTGGAGAACGCCATCATCGACTCGGTCGAGGCGCTGCTGCTGCAGGACTCTGTCGGCGAGCGCTTCCCGGCCGTCGTCGTGGGCGCGGGGAAGGAGGACGTCACCGTCGTCCTCGAGAACCCCGCCGTGCGGGCGCGGGCCCGCGGCTCGGCGGAGCTCGGCGAGACGGTCCAGGTGGAAGTGCTCGAGGCGGACCCGGTCAAGCCCGAACTGCGGCTGGACGTGGTCCGCGATGCCGATCGTCACTGA
- a CDS encoding acyl-CoA synthetase: MTRAPFMKRVSSYEEMHAQIDHSTMQIPEHFNLGVACVDEHDPEARAMTTVNPDRTSQDYTFGDVKKMANQVGNALRSRGIGRGDVVAIINPQSIETAVSFMGIWRMGAIALPISQLFGPDALQYRFENSGAKAVIVTAKNEEAVREALGEGSDVVVIVIGAGEGREDDFYAVLAAESDEAAPVDTLAEDPAFLIYTSGTTGNPKGALHAHRIVFGQIPMFEAAYDFYPEPDDVLWSVADWAWIAGLMDILVPAWFYGLPIIVDLQEGFDPERAVWLCREHKVTLSLLPATAIRGIRSSGLEGGGFAFRALASGGEPFSAGLYQWTRDFFGCDVNDAYGQTEMNGLCCHSSKVYPSRPGSVGRAGPGNKVSVIDGEGNELVDQVGEIVVDRNHPLVMIEYWRNPQATKEKFHGDWLLTGDLGRIDEDGYVWFESRKDDVFKTSGYRVGPTEIENCLSAHDAVALAAVIGVPDEKRGHVPKAFVVLRDQSAGSDELVEELRAYVRSRLAAHEVPRQIVFVEDLPRTVTGKIMRRALRDD; the protein is encoded by the coding sequence ATGACCCGAGCACCATTCATGAAGCGCGTGAGCTCGTACGAGGAGATGCACGCGCAGATCGACCACTCGACCATGCAGATCCCGGAGCACTTCAACCTCGGCGTCGCGTGTGTCGACGAGCACGATCCCGAGGCGCGGGCGATGACGACGGTCAACCCGGACCGCACGTCCCAGGACTACACCTTCGGCGACGTGAAGAAGATGGCGAACCAGGTCGGCAACGCGCTGCGCTCCCGGGGAATCGGACGAGGCGACGTCGTCGCCATCATCAATCCGCAGTCCATCGAGACCGCGGTCAGTTTCATGGGCATCTGGCGGATGGGCGCCATCGCCCTGCCCATCTCACAGCTGTTCGGACCGGACGCGCTCCAGTACCGGTTCGAGAACTCCGGCGCCAAGGCGGTCATCGTGACCGCGAAGAACGAGGAAGCGGTGCGGGAGGCGCTCGGGGAGGGCTCGGACGTCGTCGTGATCGTCATCGGTGCGGGGGAGGGCCGCGAGGACGACTTCTACGCTGTGCTCGCGGCCGAGTCGGACGAGGCAGCGCCGGTCGACACGCTCGCCGAGGACCCCGCCTTCCTCATCTACACCTCAGGGACGACCGGGAACCCGAAGGGGGCGCTGCATGCGCACCGCATCGTGTTCGGACAGATCCCGATGTTCGAGGCGGCCTACGACTTCTACCCCGAGCCGGACGACGTCCTCTGGTCGGTCGCCGACTGGGCCTGGATCGCGGGGCTCATGGACATCCTGGTCCCGGCCTGGTTCTACGGGCTACCGATCATCGTGGATCTGCAGGAGGGCTTCGACCCCGAGCGGGCCGTCTGGTTGTGTCGCGAGCACAAGGTCACCCTGAGCCTGCTGCCCGCTACCGCGATCCGGGGCATCCGCTCCTCGGGCCTCGAGGGCGGCGGGTTCGCCTTCCGGGCGCTGGCCTCCGGTGGTGAGCCGTTCAGCGCCGGCCTTTACCAGTGGACGCGCGACTTCTTCGGGTGCGACGTCAATGACGCCTACGGGCAGACGGAGATGAACGGGCTGTGCTGCCACAGCTCCAAGGTCTACCCGAGCCGCCCGGGGTCGGTGGGCCGCGCCGGACCGGGCAACAAGGTCTCGGTGATCGACGGCGAGGGCAACGAGCTCGTCGACCAGGTGGGTGAGATCGTCGTCGACCGCAACCATCCGCTGGTGATGATCGAGTATTGGCGCAACCCCCAGGCGACCAAGGAGAAGTTCCACGGGGACTGGCTGCTCACGGGAGATCTCGGCCGCATCGACGAGGATGGCTACGTCTGGTTCGAGTCACGCAAGGACGATGTCTTCAAGACCTCGGGCTATCGCGTCGGGCCCACCGAGATCGAGAACTGTCTCAGCGCGCACGACGCCGTCGCGCTCGCCGCGGTGATCGGTGTCCCGGACGAGAAGCGCGGGCACGTGCCGAAGGCGTTCGTCGTACTGCGGGACCAGTCCGCCGGGAGCGATGAGCTGGTCGAGGAGCTGCGCGCATATGTCCGCAGCCGGCTCGCCGCGCACGAGGTACCCCGCCAGATTGTGTTCGTGGAGGACCTGCCGCGGACCGTCACCGGGAAGATCATGCGGCGCGCCCTTCGCGATGACTAG
- a CDS encoding cyclase family protein → MTDSPSMSEVLKDCPKNWGRWGEDDEVGALNFLTAEEVLRGVQHVKQGKVFPVQLKMGDPNGDPVWPGRRAAERLMVIDEGNWIGGSAPEFPGGLHYADDFITAFLQGSTQYDALGHVWYDGEIYNGYDAKTTIGGLKKASVLPIAEKGIVGRGVLLDMARYRGKDRLEKGETFTHEDLEACAEKQGITIEKHDIILIRTGFLGSFHEDGPVKFYDGFNEPGLTFSKELVEWFHEREIPNLVTDTIANETTYEPDTGVALPLHCALMRNLGVTFTEICDLEALAEDCASDNQYAFLYAAAPLKIVEGTGAPVNPIVVK, encoded by the coding sequence ATGACTGATTCCCCTTCGATGAGCGAAGTGCTCAAGGACTGCCCCAAGAACTGGGGGCGCTGGGGCGAGGACGACGAGGTCGGCGCGCTGAACTTCCTCACCGCAGAAGAGGTGCTGCGCGGCGTGCAGCACGTCAAGCAGGGCAAGGTCTTCCCCGTGCAGCTGAAGATGGGCGACCCGAACGGTGACCCGGTGTGGCCGGGCCGGCGCGCCGCGGAGCGGCTGATGGTCATCGACGAGGGCAACTGGATCGGCGGCAGCGCTCCCGAGTTCCCCGGCGGTCTGCACTACGCCGATGACTTCATCACGGCGTTCCTGCAAGGCTCCACGCAGTACGACGCATTGGGTCACGTCTGGTACGACGGCGAGATCTACAACGGCTACGACGCGAAGACCACCATCGGCGGGTTGAAGAAGGCGTCCGTGCTACCGATCGCCGAGAAGGGCATCGTGGGACGCGGCGTCCTGCTCGACATGGCCCGCTACCGCGGCAAGGACCGGCTCGAGAAGGGCGAGACCTTCACCCACGAGGACCTCGAGGCGTGCGCCGAGAAACAGGGCATCACCATCGAGAAGCACGACATCATCCTGATCCGCACCGGCTTCCTGGGGTCCTTCCACGAGGACGGTCCAGTGAAGTTCTACGACGGCTTCAACGAGCCGGGCCTGACCTTCTCCAAAGAGCTCGTCGAGTGGTTCCACGAGCGGGAGATCCCGAACCTCGTGACCGACACCATCGCCAACGAGACGACATACGAGCCCGACACCGGGGTGGCGTTGCCGCTGCACTGCGCACTGATGCGTAATCTCGGCGTCACGTTCACCGAGATCTGCGATCTGGAGGCGCTGGCGGAGGACTGCGCGTCCGACAACCAGTACGCCTTCCTCTACGCGGCCGCTCCGCTGAAGATCGTGGAGGGCACGGGGGCCCCGGTGAACCCGATCGTCGTGAAGTAA
- a CDS encoding class I adenylate-forming enzyme family protein: protein MTGTYDSKPWLQYYGDLPPELAVSTDSMLEVFKQSVERAPDAAVIKYFDGVITMAELDRVTDAMAVGLREQGFERGDRLAIMLQNTPQWLIGAVGTWKAGGIAVAVNPMNREREVSYIVQDSGATAILCLESIWQDVVSKVKSSDLKIALTTSELEYQTRNDERIFKGIERIDCPGTTNLEKMIKEHDGAKPEPVEFSGDDIAFLTYTSGTTGEPKGATNTHLNMVHNAMAYRDWIKLGPEDAVYAVAPLFHITGLIGHLALALLVPLPCVLTYRFDPAVTPEAIEEHQCTFTIGSITVFIALMNSPDVKPEQLKSLQKVYSGGAPIPPAVLEAFEKKFGLYIHNAYGLTETTSPTHFGPLGQKAPVDPDSGATSVGVPIFGTVVRILDEDGNEMPAGQVGELQSEGPGVVPAYWNKPEATEQDIPGGRLNTGDVGFMNEDGWFFIVDRKKDMINASGYKVWPREVEDVLYTHPAVREAAVVGIADDYRGETVKAVVSLQAGQQVTPEELTAFCKERMAAYKYPRIIEIIDELPKTVSGKILRRELRH from the coding sequence ATGACCGGAACCTACGACTCGAAGCCTTGGCTCCAGTACTACGGCGATCTGCCACCTGAACTCGCGGTCAGCACCGACTCGATGCTCGAGGTCTTCAAGCAGAGCGTCGAGCGCGCGCCGGACGCCGCGGTAATCAAGTACTTCGATGGGGTCATCACCATGGCCGAGCTCGACCGCGTCACCGACGCGATGGCCGTCGGGCTGCGGGAGCAGGGCTTCGAGCGTGGGGACCGGCTGGCGATCATGCTGCAGAACACCCCGCAATGGCTGATCGGCGCCGTCGGCACCTGGAAGGCCGGCGGCATCGCGGTCGCGGTCAACCCGATGAACCGGGAGCGCGAGGTCAGCTACATCGTGCAGGACTCCGGAGCCACGGCGATCCTGTGCCTGGAGTCCATTTGGCAGGACGTCGTGTCGAAGGTGAAGTCGTCCGACCTGAAGATCGCGCTGACCACCTCGGAGCTCGAGTACCAGACCCGGAACGACGAGCGCATCTTCAAGGGCATCGAGCGAATCGACTGCCCGGGCACGACCAATCTCGAGAAGATGATCAAGGAGCACGACGGCGCGAAGCCAGAGCCGGTGGAGTTCTCCGGCGACGACATCGCCTTCCTGACGTACACCTCCGGCACGACCGGCGAGCCGAAGGGCGCGACCAACACCCATCTGAACATGGTGCACAACGCCATGGCCTACCGCGACTGGATCAAGCTCGGGCCCGAGGACGCGGTGTACGCGGTCGCGCCGCTGTTCCACATCACCGGCCTGATCGGTCACCTGGCCCTCGCCCTGCTCGTGCCGCTGCCGTGCGTGCTGACCTACCGCTTCGACCCGGCGGTCACGCCGGAGGCGATCGAGGAGCATCAGTGCACCTTCACGATCGGCTCGATCACGGTGTTCATCGCGCTGATGAACTCCCCCGACGTGAAGCCCGAGCAGCTGAAGTCGCTGCAGAAGGTGTACTCGGGAGGAGCGCCGATCCCGCCCGCCGTGCTGGAGGCATTCGAGAAGAAGTTCGGTCTCTATATCCACAACGCGTACGGGCTGACCGAGACCACCTCGCCGACGCACTTCGGTCCGCTCGGGCAGAAGGCGCCCGTCGACCCGGACTCGGGGGCGACCAGTGTCGGCGTCCCGATCTTCGGCACCGTCGTGCGGATCCTCGACGAGGACGGCAACGAGATGCCCGCCGGGCAGGTGGGCGAGCTGCAGTCGGAAGGCCCGGGTGTCGTGCCCGCGTACTGGAACAAGCCCGAGGCCACCGAGCAGGACATCCCCGGCGGGCGCCTCAACACCGGCGACGTCGGGTTCATGAACGAGGACGGCTGGTTCTTCATCGTCGACCGCAAGAAGGACATGATCAACGCCTCCGGCTACAAGGTGTGGCCGCGCGAGGTCGAGGACGTCCTCTACACCCATCCCGCCGTCCGCGAGGCCGCGGTGGTCGGCATTGCCGACGACTACCGGGGCGAGACGGTGAAGGCAGTCGTGTCGCTGCAGGCGGGCCAGCAGGTGACCCCCGAGGAGCTGACGGCCTTCTGCAAGGAGCGGATGGCGGCCTACAAGTACCCCCGCATCATCGAGATCATCGACGAGTTGCCCAAGACCGTCTCGGGCAAGATCCTGCGTCGCGAGCTGCGTCACTAA
- a CDS encoding sulfite exporter TauE/SafE family protein: protein MTTGEIVLMLVGGLLGGGINAIAGGGSLVVFPALLATGMSPLQANVTNSVAQWPGYLGGVLGFRRELTGQAHRVRQVVVAAVIGSAIGCALLLMLPSSAFDAVVPALVLLAAVMLYFQPRLKRYATARQQSKSGPEWELPVAVGLGAVYGGYFGGALGVILLGALALVSPDTLQRNNALKTAISLVVSTVTVVAFALFGPVDWLAFAITAPSALVGGVLGARTARRIRDDILRWVVILLSVGVAIWLIVESLG, encoded by the coding sequence GTGACTACCGGGGAGATCGTGCTGATGCTGGTCGGCGGTCTCCTCGGGGGCGGCATCAACGCCATCGCTGGCGGCGGCTCGCTGGTCGTCTTTCCTGCCCTGCTCGCCACCGGAATGTCCCCGTTGCAGGCCAATGTCACCAACTCGGTCGCGCAGTGGCCGGGCTATCTCGGCGGAGTGCTCGGGTTTCGCCGAGAGCTGACGGGCCAGGCGCACCGCGTGCGGCAGGTCGTCGTCGCGGCCGTGATCGGGTCGGCGATCGGGTGCGCGCTGCTGCTGATGCTGCCGTCGTCCGCCTTCGATGCCGTCGTCCCGGCACTGGTGCTGCTGGCCGCGGTCATGCTGTACTTCCAGCCCCGGCTGAAGCGGTACGCGACGGCACGGCAGCAGTCGAAGTCGGGTCCGGAATGGGAGCTGCCGGTCGCGGTCGGGCTCGGCGCCGTGTACGGCGGCTACTTCGGCGGCGCGCTCGGCGTCATCCTCCTCGGGGCGCTGGCGCTGGTCTCCCCTGACACGCTCCAGCGCAACAACGCGCTGAAGACCGCGATTTCGCTGGTGGTGTCGACCGTGACAGTGGTGGCCTTCGCGTTGTTCGGCCCGGTGGACTGGCTCGCCTTCGCGATCACCGCGCCATCAGCCCTCGTCGGCGGCGTACTGGGGGCGAGGACAGCACGCCGGATCCGCGACGACATCCTGCGCTGGGTAGTGATCCTGCTCAGCGTCGGCGTTGCAATCTGGCTGATCGTCGAGTCCCTCGGCTAG